In Penicillium psychrofluorescens genome assembly, chromosome: 5, a single window of DNA contains:
- a CDS encoding uncharacterized protein (ID:PFLUO_008506-T1.cds;~source:funannotate): MTGFSVAASCKLVLASLEPSVRDHDQVQGLRETLDMRYEIQKSVKRMNTLDQECKGGKWDQHEMFFYQDWLRFLSEWFEEKYRLAESDSAGENNGALGVFTTGISENNIYEEPQPDPGFPWVDLQDVTIEEMLNAWLGPMNIPHYF, translated from the coding sequence ATGACCGGGTTCAGCGTTGCAGCTTCATGCAAACTTGTTCTCGCATCGTTGGAGCCATCCGTTCGAGATCACGATCAAGTCCAAGGGTTGCGAGAAACATTGGATATGCGGTATGAAATCCAGAAATCTGTCAAGCGCATGAATACGCTTGATCAGGAGTGTAAAGGTGGAAAGTGGGATCAACATGAGATGTTCTTCTACCAAGATTGGCTGCGGTTCCTTTCTGAATGGTTTGAAGAGAAATATCGTCTTGCGGAGTCTGATAGTGCTGGAGAGAATAATGGTGCACTGGGAGTCTTCACCACTGGAATCTCAGAGAATAATATCTATGAAGAGCCTCAGCCTGATCCTGGTTTTCCTTGGGTGGATCTTCAGGACGTTACGATTGAGGAGATGTTGAATGCGTGGTTAGGGCCAATGAATATACCACACTACTTTTAA
- a CDS encoding uncharacterized protein (ID:PFLUO_008507-T1.cds;~source:funannotate), with amino-acid sequence MSEMNIDDCTLATCPIDLAYINYQPNIPANVLFLAIFGLLLAAQIALGTWFRTWTYMGAMTAGLILEILGYIGRVMMHSNPFDFNAFLLYLICLTLAPAFFTAAIYICLGRIVIVYGEDISRIRPRTYTILFVTCDIIALVLQAAGGAITSVADSDQKGLSDTGVNIMIAGLAFQVASLTLFIVLASEFALRERRSSEDMKNASTASVRSGLKWKMFLLGLAIAVLTIFTRSIFRVAELKGGFNSALANDEISLMILESTMIAIACICMTAAHPAVAMGRRWGELSAKPRRGVVSSKVSEWNSH; translated from the exons ATGTCGGAAATGAACATAGACGACTGCACCTTGGCAACTTGCCCAATTGACTTGGCCTATATCAATTACCAGCCTAACATCCCGGCAaatgtcctcttcctcgccatcttcggccttctcctcgccgcacAAATCGCCCTAGGAACATGGTTCCGAACATGGACATACATGGGGGCCATGACCGCGGGGCTCATTCTTGAAATACTGGGATACATCGGGCGAGTCATGATGCACAGCAACCCATTCGACTTTAATGCATTCCTTCT ATACCTCATCTGTCTCACTCTTGCcccggccttcttcaccgCCGCCATTTACATCTGCCTGGGAAGAATTGTCATCGTCTACGGGGAGGATATCTCCAGGATTCGCCCGCGTACATAcaccatcctcttcgtcacTTGCGATATCATCGCTCTAGTCCTACAAGCAGCCGGCGGCGCCATTACCTCCGTCGCCGACTCAGACCAAAAAGGCCTCAGCGATACCGGTGTCAATATCATGATTGCAGGATTGGCTTTCCAGGTCGCCTCGTTGACGCTGTTCATCGTGCTCGCTTCGGAATTCGCCCTGCGAGAGCGCCGCAGCTCAGAAGACATGAAGAATGCGTCTACAGCATCTGTTCGCAGTGGTTTGAAATGGAAGATGTTCCTTCTGG GTCTTGCCATTGCCGTTCTAACGATCTTCACTCGCTCGATCTTCCGTGTTGCGGAGCTGAAAGGTGGATTTAACAGTGCTCTGGCTAATGATGAAATTTCCCTGATGATTCTTGAGAGCACTATGATTGCCATTGCGTGCATTTGTATGACCGCCGCTCACCCAGCAGTTGCCATGGGCCGGCGATGGGGGGAACTCTCTGCGAAGCCGCGTCGTGGAGTCGTTTCGTCTAAggtgtcggagtggaattcccactag